From Apium graveolens cultivar Ventura unplaced genomic scaffold, ASM990537v1 ctg7040, whole genome shotgun sequence, the proteins below share one genomic window:
- the LOC141703723 gene encoding secreted RxLR effector protein 161-like has translation MEDRRVAHFVYYLVQQMKDCIELKQSAYTKKILEKAGMQAFNPTKYPMDPKEHLTNDEGGKLVDPTEYKSLVGGLRYLVHTCPDMAYDVGIVSRLMEKPTVLHMNAIKRILRYVKGTINYGLVYSRDIRNNMLTGYSNSDFGGQTDDRKSTRGMVFYLNDNLITWVSQKQRCVALSSCEAEFMGGTTSACQAVWLRNLLSKLTGEDMGPVILYIDDKSAIDLARNLVFHGRSTTYRQTLPLYSRMC, from the coding sequence ATGGAAGATAGAAGAGTAGCGCATTTTGTGTATTACCTGGTTCAACAAATGAAGGACTGTATAGAGCTAAAACAGTCAGCTTACACAAAGAAAATATTGGAGAAGGCTGGAATGCAAGCTTTTAACCCCACTAAATATCCTATGGATCCGAAGGAGCATTTGACTAACGACGAAGGCGGGAAACTGGTGGATCCAACAGAATACAAAAGCTTGGTTGGAGGACTTCGCTACCTTGTGCATACATGTCCCGACATGGCTTATGATGTGGGGATAGTCAGCCGTTTAATGGAAAAGCCCACAGTTCTTCATATGAATGCTATAAAGCGTATACTCAGGTACGTCAAGGGTACAATTAACTACGGCCTGGTTTATTCGAGGGATATTAGAAACAATATGCTTACAGGATACTCGAATAGCGATTTTGGAGGACAAACAGATGACAGGAAGAGTACAAGAGGAATGGTATTTTACTTAAATGATAACCTCATCACATGGGTCTCACAGAAACAAAGGTGTGTGGCCTTGTCTTCGTGCGAGGCAGAGTTTATGGGAGGGACGACATCAGCTTGTCAAGCTGTTTGGCTGAGGAATCTGCTGAGCAAGCTAACAGGTGAAGATATGGGTCCAGTAATCTTGTACATTGATGATAAATCCGCCATCGATCTTGCAAGGAACCTAGTTTTTCATGGGCGTAGTACAACATATAGACAAACGCTACCATTATATTCGAGAATGTGTTGA